A genomic region of Mesobacillus jeotgali contains the following coding sequences:
- a CDS encoding amino acid ABC transporter ATP-binding protein gives MINVKKLNKSFGDLHVLKDVDINVKESDVVCLIGASGSGKSTLLRCLNFLEIKDNGQIIIEGEEVNADSHDLNEVRQKIGMVFQHFNLFPHKNVIENIIEAPVHVKGISKSQAIKEARELLEKVGLADKEKVYPSKLSGGQKQRVAIARALAMKPDIMLFDEPTSALDPELVGEVLATMKELAEEGMTMVVVTHEMGFAREVADWVVYMHGGRIVEVGHPDEIFDNPVEERTREFLSKTF, from the coding sequence ATGATCAATGTTAAGAAACTGAATAAATCATTTGGCGACCTTCATGTATTGAAGGATGTAGATATAAATGTAAAAGAAAGTGACGTTGTCTGCCTGATAGGAGCAAGTGGCTCAGGTAAAAGTACTTTGCTGCGATGCCTGAACTTCCTGGAAATTAAAGATAATGGCCAAATCATCATTGAGGGTGAAGAAGTAAATGCAGATTCTCATGACCTGAACGAAGTGCGCCAGAAAATCGGCATGGTTTTTCAGCACTTTAACCTATTTCCTCATAAAAATGTGATTGAGAATATTATCGAGGCGCCAGTACATGTAAAAGGGATCAGCAAATCACAGGCGATAAAGGAAGCAAGAGAGCTGCTAGAAAAGGTTGGCCTGGCGGATAAAGAAAAAGTCTATCCATCCAAGCTTTCTGGCGGTCAGAAACAACGAGTAGCAATTGCGAGAGCGCTGGCGATGAAGCCAGATATCATGCTGTTCGATGAGCCGACATCAGCACTCGACCCGGAGCTGGTTGGAGAAGTACTGGCAACGATGAAAGAGCTGGCAGAAGAGGGCATGACCATGGTAGTCGTGACACATGAAATGGGCTTTGCGCGCGAGGTAGCTGATTGGGTTGTCTATATGCACGGAGGCCGGATTGTAGAAGTTGGCCACCCAGATGAAATCTTTGATAACCCTGTCGAGGAACGTACACGTGAGTTTTTAAGCAAAACCTTTTAA
- a CDS encoding S1C family serine protease, whose amino-acid sequence MDNRKKSDFKLLFLTGIAGIVVGVILIFLLGPFTSEKDLVSTANNDSEGKVTAKVSADEGEEDPTIKEAVNRSMDTVVSVVKYEGGSMWEGTEPQRAGSGSGVIYKKKDGKAYVATNHHVISGASEIEISLGNEKKLPAKLLGSDPLLDLAVLEVNGEKIKDVIELGKSEKLEPGETAIAIGNPLGFLHGTITAGVISAPDRVMPVDIDQDGTIDWQSEVVQTDASINPGNSGGALINIHGELIGINSSKIAQESVEGIGFAIPIDVAMPILKDLAEHGEVLRPYIGIVPISLADIPSQYYSETLNLPKGVENGIVVKEVISTSPAGIAGLKEYDVITKLDDTEVNTAGELRKYLYTEKEIGDEVAVTFFREGKEETATLTLVEDLSQSN is encoded by the coding sequence ATGGATAATCGTAAAAAGAGTGATTTTAAGCTATTGTTTTTGACAGGCATTGCCGGAATAGTCGTTGGAGTGATTCTTATCTTCTTGCTTGGTCCGTTTACGTCTGAAAAAGATTTAGTGTCTACAGCCAATAACGATTCAGAAGGGAAGGTTACTGCAAAAGTCAGTGCGGATGAGGGTGAAGAGGATCCAACTATAAAGGAAGCGGTAAACAGAAGTATGGATACGGTTGTCAGCGTGGTGAAATACGAAGGGGGAAGTATGTGGGAAGGAACTGAGCCGCAAAGAGCTGGTTCTGGTTCAGGAGTCATATACAAAAAAAAGGATGGCAAAGCATATGTAGCAACCAATCACCATGTTATTTCCGGAGCAAGCGAGATTGAAATTAGCCTTGGTAACGAAAAGAAGCTTCCGGCTAAGCTCCTAGGCTCCGATCCATTGCTCGACCTTGCAGTATTGGAGGTGAATGGTGAAAAGATTAAAGATGTTATTGAACTTGGCAAGTCGGAAAAACTGGAGCCAGGAGAAACTGCCATTGCGATTGGCAATCCGCTTGGCTTCCTGCATGGTACCATTACAGCGGGTGTGATCAGCGCACCTGATCGAGTGATGCCGGTCGATATTGATCAGGATGGAACTATTGATTGGCAGTCAGAAGTAGTCCAGACAGATGCTTCAATTAACCCAGGTAACAGCGGCGGGGCATTGATTAATATTCATGGCGAATTGATTGGCATCAATTCTTCAAAAATTGCCCAGGAATCTGTAGAAGGAATTGGATTTGCAATCCCAATAGATGTAGCGATGCCAATCTTAAAAGATCTGGCAGAACACGGAGAAGTGCTAAGGCCGTATATTGGAATTGTCCCAATTTCCCTGGCCGACATTCCATCACAATATTACAGTGAGACGTTAAACCTGCCAAAGGGTGTTGAAAATGGAATTGTCGTCAAGGAAGTAATTTCAACATCGCCAGCAGGTATAGCAGGCTTAAAGGAATACGATGTCATCACAAAACTGGATGATACAGAAGTTAATACTGCAGGAGAACTTCGCAAATATTTATATACCGAGAAAGAGATTGGAGATGAAGTTGCAGTAACTTTTTTCAGGGAAGGAAAAGAGGAAACTGCAACATTGACTTTAGTCGAAGATTTGTCACAAAGCAATTAA
- a CDS encoding amino acid ABC transporter permease, protein MPSLSHVIEVFFDTYDIFLKGMLLTLQVTAVSILIAIFIGLFFAFLKISGIKVLEWIANAYIYLVRGTPLIVQIFIFYFGMTNLNISAFWSVALGLAFHNGAYIAEIFRGTIQSIDKGQMEAGRSLGMSRVLTMRRIILPQAFRRALPPLGNQFIIGLKDSSLAAFIGMYELFNVATTKGANDFDNMTYLLIVAVYYLFLVYLISALVGLLEKKLSVSD, encoded by the coding sequence TTGCCAAGTCTATCGCATGTTATAGAAGTCTTTTTTGACACGTATGATATATTCCTCAAAGGCATGCTGCTTACATTGCAAGTTACAGCAGTCTCGATTTTGATTGCTATTTTCATAGGGTTGTTTTTTGCCTTCCTAAAAATATCAGGTATTAAAGTTCTGGAATGGATTGCAAATGCCTATATCTATTTGGTCAGAGGAACCCCGTTGATCGTCCAGATCTTCATTTTCTACTTTGGTATGACCAATTTGAACATCTCTGCTTTCTGGTCTGTAGCCCTTGGGCTTGCTTTCCATAACGGTGCCTATATTGCCGAAATCTTCAGGGGCACAATACAATCAATCGATAAAGGACAAATGGAAGCTGGCCGTTCACTTGGTATGAGCAGGGTCCTTACAATGCGGAGAATTATCCTCCCACAAGCATTCCGTCGTGCCTTGCCCCCTCTTGGGAATCAATTCATCATTGGCCTCAAGGATTCTTCACTAGCAGCATTCATTGGAATGTACGAATTATTCAATGTCGCGACAACAAAAGGGGCAAACGATTTTGACAATATGACGTACTTGCTCATCGTTGCAGTGTACTATCTATTCCTTGTTTACTTGATATCTGCTTTGGTTGGACTGCTTGAGAAGAAACTTTCGGTAAGTGATTAA
- the fdhD gene encoding formate dehydrogenase accessory sulfurtransferase FdhD, with protein MLENMSDKYTITKYQDGQFLDVEDVIVNEFPLTIYVNDMEFATMVCTPTHFEEMVVGFLASEGVIRSYNDIHSLSIDESRGYAYVMLKVSMTTNQEYYSKRFIGSCCGKSRQFYFHNDARTAKTSMSNTTISATQSIALMNQMQNSSQVFLETGGVHNAALCSPEEMIAVRTDIGRHNALDKLYGYSILNRVPVRNKIIVFSGRISSEVLLKAAKIGVGIVLSKSAPTDLAIKLAKDLNITAVGFIRGKSFNVYSCPERIID; from the coding sequence ATGTTAGAAAATATGAGTGATAAATATACCATAACAAAATATCAGGATGGACAATTCCTGGATGTAGAGGATGTCATCGTAAATGAATTCCCATTGACCATTTATGTAAATGACATGGAGTTTGCAACAATGGTTTGTACTCCTACACATTTTGAGGAAATGGTAGTCGGTTTTCTGGCATCCGAAGGGGTTATCCGTTCCTACAATGACATCCATTCACTTAGCATCGATGAAAGCAGAGGCTATGCTTACGTTATGCTAAAAGTGAGTATGACAACAAACCAGGAGTATTATTCAAAACGCTTTATCGGTTCCTGTTGCGGGAAGAGCCGTCAATTTTACTTTCATAATGATGCCCGGACAGCGAAAACCTCGATGTCGAATACAACCATATCAGCGACTCAGAGCATTGCCCTTATGAACCAGATGCAAAACAGCTCTCAAGTGTTTCTTGAAACTGGAGGAGTACATAATGCAGCTCTTTGTTCCCCTGAAGAAATGATTGCGGTTCGCACGGATATTGGAAGACATAATGCACTGGATAAGTTATATGGGTATAGCATTTTGAATAGGGTGCCTGTTAGAAATAAAATCATTGTATTTAGTGGCAGGATTTCCTCAGAAGTACTATTGAAAGCTGCGAAGATCGGGGTAGGAATCGTCCTGTCAAAATCAGCGCCGACTGATCTTGCTATCAAACTGGCTAAGGACTTAAATATAACTGCAGTAGGTTTTATCCGTGGAAAATCCTTTAATGTGTATTCCTGTCCCGAAAGAATTATTGATTAA
- a CDS encoding YfhE family protein has product MNKNKAPNKGLNTEQNNGLSDAQEVLYAKEFTRAVKAENKYRAENGNKGK; this is encoded by the coding sequence ATGAATAAAAATAAAGCTCCTAACAAAGGGTTGAATACGGAACAGAACAATGGTTTGTCTGATGCGCAAGAAGTGCTTTACGCCAAGGAATTCACTCGTGCAGTAAAGGCCGAAAACAAGTATAGAGCAGAGAACGGAAATAAAGGTAAATAG
- a CDS encoding general stress protein, whose amino-acid sequence MEKTIVGGVFRDSDEAIGAIRRLKEMGFDTNDLSIFAKDDDKLENIEDQTDVDVIENDSDRGKNAGKGAGIGAGTGGVLGGIAGLIAEIGLLSIPGIGVLAAAGPLATTLSGAAIGATGGGIVGALTGAGVTEDDAKEYERYLKEGNILVLVEVDDDRREEIHTTFRDSNSLNTDMYVTS is encoded by the coding sequence ATGGAAAAGACAATCGTAGGTGGAGTATTCAGGGATTCAGACGAAGCAATTGGTGCAATTAGAAGGCTTAAGGAAATGGGATTTGATACGAATGATTTGTCAATCTTTGCAAAGGACGATGATAAACTGGAAAACATCGAAGACCAAACGGATGTAGATGTAATTGAAAATGATTCTGATCGAGGGAAAAATGCTGGCAAAGGCGCGGGTATTGGCGCTGGGACTGGTGGAGTTCTTGGAGGAATCGCTGGCCTGATAGCTGAAATCGGTCTGCTTTCGATTCCTGGAATTGGTGTCCTTGCTGCCGCTGGTCCGCTTGCAACAACCTTGAGCGGTGCAGCAATTGGCGCTACAGGCGGAGGTATCGTTGGTGCATTGACAGGCGCAGGAGTAACGGAAGATGACGCCAAGGAATATGAGAGATACTTGAAGGAAGGGAATATCCTGGTGTTAGTCGAAGTGGATGATGATAGAAGAGAGGAAATCCATACCACTTTTAGAGACTCTAATTCATTAAACACTGATATGTATGTGACTTCCTAA
- a CDS encoding spore germination protein: protein MPVLIGGIKIGGIQSGASMNNGEILFTSTHSKMNMQAQAGSFTVGDANLINNAGSGNFSIPQVNDPDIAEVGN from the coding sequence ATGCCTGTATTAATTGGCGGTATTAAGATAGGCGGTATCCAATCGGGGGCATCAATGAACAACGGTGAGATTTTGTTCACCTCTACTCATAGTAAAATGAATATGCAGGCTCAAGCAGGATCATTTACCGTAGGGGATGCAAATTTGATTAATAATGCTGGCAGTGGAAATTTCTCCATTCCACAAGTGAATGATCCCGATATAGCGGAGGTAGGAAACTAA
- a CDS encoding BCCT family transporter, with the protein MIKNILSNFVFSVSAAVILLFVVVGAIMPKKFGAVAGELFGFTTVNFGWFYLLAVFIIVLFLIGLAVSKYGAIRLGGEGERPEFSFFTWIGMLFSAGFGAGLVFWGIAEPMSHFFNTPFADIQGESRSAARVAMGYSFFHWGVSQWSVFAIVGLVIGFLQFRKQKNGLVSTALEPITGTKPAVKNTIDTLAVVATVMGIATSVGLGVLQMNGGLNAVFDTGNSIGIQMIIILVIFIAYMISSSTGLEKGIAMLSNLNLGIAIVLLLFVLIAGPTVFIMESFTLAIGDYFANFIQYSLRLQPYQEGTWTRDWTIFYWAWAIAWSPFVGAFVARVSKGRTIREYIFGVMVIPPVIACLWIAAFGGTALWNDLNYDTGIAAAVNADLTSALFKTFEVLPMSTILSILSIILIFTFLVTSADSATYILASMTTSGSLNPPRFAKIVWGSLMAAISAVLLYAGGLEALQTASLIAALPFTVLLLLLMFAILKLLKKEPLPIRSADLRRFRRLEKAANKDGDRK; encoded by the coding sequence ATGATCAAGAATATATTATCAAACTTTGTTTTTTCTGTGTCAGCTGCGGTGATTTTGTTGTTCGTCGTAGTTGGAGCCATTATGCCAAAGAAGTTTGGTGCGGTGGCTGGAGAGTTGTTTGGTTTTACAACAGTTAATTTTGGCTGGTTCTACTTGCTTGCAGTATTTATTATTGTACTCTTCTTGATAGGACTGGCCGTCAGTAAATATGGCGCCATCAGACTTGGCGGAGAAGGTGAACGACCTGAGTTTTCTTTCTTTACCTGGATTGGTATGCTCTTTTCAGCTGGTTTTGGCGCCGGGCTTGTATTCTGGGGAATTGCTGAACCAATGAGCCACTTTTTTAACACACCATTCGCGGATATACAAGGGGAATCAAGAAGTGCGGCTAGAGTTGCAATGGGATACTCCTTTTTTCACTGGGGTGTGAGTCAATGGTCTGTTTTTGCGATAGTTGGCTTAGTAATTGGATTCCTTCAATTCCGCAAACAAAAAAATGGTTTGGTTTCTACTGCACTTGAACCGATTACAGGTACAAAACCAGCAGTGAAAAACACAATTGATACACTTGCTGTTGTCGCGACTGTCATGGGGATCGCCACATCTGTCGGACTAGGTGTCCTTCAAATGAATGGCGGACTCAATGCTGTTTTTGATACTGGAAACTCTATCGGCATACAAATGATCATTATTTTAGTGATTTTCATTGCCTATATGATCTCATCTTCGACTGGACTTGAAAAAGGGATCGCGATGTTGAGTAACTTGAATCTTGGAATCGCGATTGTGCTACTATTATTTGTATTGATTGCGGGACCAACAGTCTTTATCATGGAAAGCTTCACACTCGCGATTGGGGATTATTTTGCCAACTTCATTCAATACAGCCTAAGACTGCAGCCATACCAGGAAGGGACATGGACAAGAGATTGGACAATCTTCTATTGGGCATGGGCGATAGCGTGGTCTCCATTTGTTGGAGCGTTCGTTGCCAGGGTATCAAAGGGCAGAACCATCAGGGAATATATTTTTGGCGTCATGGTCATCCCGCCTGTAATTGCCTGTCTCTGGATCGCAGCATTCGGAGGCACTGCACTTTGGAATGATTTGAATTATGACACAGGAATTGCTGCAGCAGTGAACGCAGATTTAACATCTGCTCTATTCAAGACTTTTGAAGTGCTGCCGATGTCAACTATTCTTTCTATTTTATCTATTATATTAATTTTTACTTTCCTGGTAACATCAGCGGATTCAGCAACTTATATTCTGGCAAGTATGACGACTTCCGGAAGTTTGAACCCGCCAAGATTTGCAAAAATTGTTTGGGGCTCGCTAATGGCAGCCATCTCTGCAGTTTTGCTATACGCAGGTGGTCTCGAAGCTTTACAGACTGCTTCATTGATTGCTGCACTACCGTTTACAGTGTTGCTTTTGCTGTTAATGTTCGCGATTCTTAAGCTTCTGAAAAAAGAGCCACTGCCAATAAGGTCTGCAGATTTAAGGCGATTCAGGAGATTAGAGAAAGCTGCAAATAAAGATGGGGATCGTAAATAA
- a CDS encoding FdhF/YdeP family oxidoreductase: protein MGKTKHPGPQKKAAMPAPKHWVSPIPFGLGKVKPKHIRDTMKTLWDNRDNFGYATNILTKGVCDGCALGVSGLKDQTLTGPHICTTRLNVLRLNTAGAIKPEILHADIDELRKYDSTQLRKLGRIPYPMIRRKGERKFSGISWDDAMDMIAEKAKKLDPKQYAFYLTSRGITNESYYVAGKVSRFLGTNNIDNASRICHSPSKTALKRSIGVGASTSNYQDWIGTDVLLFWGSVASNSSPVSSKYMLEAKKKGTKIIVVNPYKEPAMDEYWIPSNPESALFGTKIADDFYQVNIGGDIAFMHGIMKHWFDMEEIKHGSAINHQFVQEHVNGFEELKAKVQEQEWEDIVTSSGVSKERIIELAELLANSKNAVYAWALGLTMHSFATDNISQVANLALLRGHLGRKHAGLMPFRGHSSVQGSGEMGADPFVLPGGDFYGENIKRIEDLWGFELPDWQGDIVGVTLENILLPEEHERKIKMYYLSGGNFLETMPDPHFVEKALSELEIRVHQDIILNTSTLVDAKEAVIILPAKTRYEQEGGGTSTSTERMVYFSPEIEGNKNQVEEARAEWKIYIDLAKRVKPETAHLVDFKNAQEIRNEIALANPNYDGIQHLKKAGDVFQWGGAWLCEDGICPTSDGKGNLISVDIPELGKKEGQFIVTSRRGKQFNSMVYNEVDPLNGAGRYDVLMNAEDAQVLSIAEGEGIVLYNGFGVFQGRAKFVDISRGNVQVHFPEGNFLLPRGRYEKYAGIPDFNITVTLEKADRFNARKDVEHHEKRIEDDELDVPV, encoded by the coding sequence TTGGGTAAAACAAAACATCCAGGACCACAGAAAAAAGCGGCAATGCCTGCACCAAAGCACTGGGTAAGTCCGATTCCTTTCGGGCTTGGCAAGGTGAAACCGAAACATATAAGAGATACCATGAAAACCCTTTGGGACAATCGGGATAACTTTGGCTACGCGACCAACATCCTGACCAAAGGAGTATGTGATGGTTGTGCATTAGGTGTATCAGGATTAAAAGACCAGACTTTGACAGGTCCGCATATTTGTACGACAAGATTGAATGTCCTCAGACTGAATACTGCCGGTGCAATAAAGCCGGAGATTCTACATGCTGATATAGATGAACTAAGAAAATATGACAGCACCCAGCTGCGTAAGCTTGGACGTATCCCATATCCTATGATCCGCAGGAAGGGTGAGCGGAAGTTTTCCGGCATTTCCTGGGATGATGCAATGGATATGATTGCAGAGAAGGCGAAGAAGCTTGATCCAAAACAGTACGCTTTCTACCTGACAAGCCGTGGGATTACAAATGAGTCTTACTATGTAGCCGGAAAAGTCTCCCGCTTTCTTGGTACAAACAATATCGACAATGCAAGCCGGATTTGCCATTCTCCTTCTAAAACAGCTTTAAAGCGCTCGATTGGCGTTGGGGCTTCTACTTCAAATTACCAGGACTGGATAGGCACTGATGTCTTGTTATTCTGGGGCAGTGTAGCATCGAACAGCTCCCCTGTTTCGTCTAAGTACATGCTGGAAGCAAAGAAAAAGGGAACAAAAATCATTGTCGTCAACCCGTATAAGGAACCGGCAATGGATGAGTACTGGATTCCTTCAAATCCAGAATCCGCTCTTTTCGGCACGAAAATCGCGGATGATTTTTACCAGGTCAATATCGGTGGTGACATTGCTTTCATGCATGGGATCATGAAGCACTGGTTTGATATGGAGGAAATCAAGCACGGTTCAGCCATCAATCATCAATTTGTTCAAGAGCATGTGAATGGTTTTGAGGAATTGAAAGCGAAGGTCCAGGAGCAAGAATGGGAAGATATTGTCACATCTTCTGGCGTTTCTAAAGAACGCATTATCGAGTTGGCGGAACTGCTCGCTAACAGCAAGAATGCCGTTTATGCATGGGCACTTGGTTTGACCATGCATTCATTCGCAACAGATAATATTTCACAAGTGGCGAACCTTGCCTTGCTCCGGGGACATCTTGGCCGAAAGCACGCAGGCCTGATGCCTTTCCGCGGACACTCTTCTGTTCAGGGCAGCGGCGAAATGGGTGCAGATCCCTTCGTTCTTCCAGGCGGAGATTTTTATGGAGAAAATATTAAGCGAATTGAGGATCTATGGGGATTCGAACTTCCGGATTGGCAAGGTGATATCGTCGGAGTGACTCTTGAGAATATTTTGCTTCCTGAAGAGCATGAACGCAAAATCAAAATGTATTACTTATCTGGAGGCAATTTTCTCGAAACGATGCCCGACCCACACTTTGTGGAAAAAGCATTGTCTGAACTCGAGATACGTGTCCATCAGGATATCATCCTGAATACTTCTACCCTTGTTGATGCAAAGGAAGCCGTCATTATCCTCCCTGCTAAGACTCGTTATGAGCAGGAAGGCGGGGGAACATCCACTTCAACAGAGCGAATGGTTTATTTTAGCCCGGAAATTGAAGGAAACAAGAATCAGGTTGAAGAAGCTCGCGCTGAATGGAAAATCTACATTGATTTAGCTAAGCGGGTCAAACCTGAGACTGCGCATTTGGTTGATTTTAAAAATGCACAGGAGATACGGAATGAAATCGCACTGGCGAATCCTAATTATGACGGCATACAACATCTTAAAAAAGCAGGAGATGTGTTCCAGTGGGGCGGAGCCTGGTTATGTGAGGATGGAATCTGCCCTACTTCTGACGGAAAAGGAAATCTGATTTCAGTTGATATTCCTGAACTCGGTAAAAAGGAAGGACAATTCATCGTTACCTCCCGCCGTGGAAAGCAATTCAATTCCATGGTCTACAATGAAGTAGATCCGCTTAACGGCGCCGGACGCTATGATGTCCTGATGAATGCAGAAGACGCACAGGTCCTTAGCATTGCCGAAGGTGAAGGAATTGTTCTATACAACGGTTTCGGTGTCTTCCAGGGCAGAGCTAAATTCGTAGACATTTCACGCGGCAACGTCCAGGTCCACTTTCCTGAAGGAAACTTTCTTCTGCCAAGGGGACGCTATGAAAAGTACGCCGGTATCCCAGATTTCAACATCACGGTCACATTGGAAAAAGCTGACCGCTTCAACGCCAGAAAAGACGTCGAACACCACGAAAAACGCATTGAAGACGATGAACTTGATGTACCAGTATAA
- a CDS encoding transporter substrate-binding domain-containing protein has translation MKKILSLFIIMVTMVGLLAACGSDEKASGDGGMKLAEDGKFTFASSGEFKPFSVTDGEGKMSGFDIDVAEAVAKEMGLEPNQKKFKFASIVEGVKSGRFDAAVASHTINEDRLKHVDFSTPYYYSGPQIFVRPDSDVEKLADLDGLEIAVSKGSTYAKTAEEVTDNIVLYDSDVTALEALANGRHDAVITDFITGKEAIGAGLEIEGKELLGRSEQAIAIAQDNDELLEKVNEALETLRENGTLKEISEKYFGEDITVKPE, from the coding sequence GTGAAGAAAATTTTATCATTATTCATTATTATGGTGACCATGGTAGGTCTCCTGGCTGCTTGCGGCAGCGATGAAAAAGCATCTGGTGACGGCGGCATGAAGTTGGCCGAGGATGGAAAGTTCACTTTTGCATCATCTGGTGAGTTCAAACCATTCAGCGTAACCGATGGAGAAGGCAAGATGAGTGGTTTTGACATCGATGTTGCCGAAGCAGTGGCAAAGGAAATGGGTCTGGAACCAAACCAGAAAAAGTTCAAGTTTGCCAGTATCGTAGAAGGTGTTAAGTCAGGCCGATTCGATGCAGCTGTTGCGAGCCATACCATTAACGAAGATCGCTTGAAGCATGTGGATTTCTCAACACCTTACTATTATTCCGGACCTCAGATTTTTGTAAGACCAGATAGCGATGTAGAAAAACTTGCTGATCTTGATGGACTGGAAATTGCAGTTTCAAAAGGTTCTACTTATGCAAAGACTGCTGAAGAAGTGACAGATAATATTGTGCTTTATGACAGTGACGTAACTGCTTTAGAAGCGTTAGCAAATGGAAGGCACGACGCTGTTATAACGGACTTTATTACAGGGAAAGAAGCGATTGGTGCTGGTCTTGAAATTGAAGGCAAAGAGCTTCTTGGCCGAAGCGAGCAGGCAATTGCCATAGCCCAGGACAACGATGAATTACTGGAGAAAGTCAACGAGGCATTGGAAACTTTAAGAGAAAATGGAACGTTGAAAGAAATCAGTGAAAAATATTTCGGTGAAGACATCACAGTTAAACCGGAGTAA
- a CDS encoding L-lactate MFS transporter has product MKKTKNRWLIAASAVGIHISIGSVYAWSNFTNPLIEEFGWTSKQVQFTFSLAILFLGLSAAFLGHFVEKHGPRKAGLLSAAFFGAGILGSGLAVNLGSLPLLYITYGVLGGIGLGVGYIAPVSTLVKWFPDRRGLATGLAIMGFGFAAAISSPIMDSLIKSVGTANTFYILGAAYFIIMTLSSLYLERPPVDWAPKGFKEKAESGKVKVKKDLSQLTANEAIKTSRFYYLWIMLFINVTCGIAILSAAKPLAEESIGLTTAEAAALVGVLGLFNGFGRIAWASISDYIGRPNTYTIFFATQIVLFMLLPHTKEAFLFQVMLAVVYTMYGGGFAAIPAFIGDMFGTKQLGAIHGYILTAWAAAGLAGPMFAAWMKDTTGSYGTSLTFFSGLFVVALAVSILIRRDINKLRKQNEANERLAG; this is encoded by the coding sequence ATGAAAAAAACGAAGAATCGATGGCTTATCGCAGCCTCAGCAGTGGGAATCCACATTTCCATTGGGTCTGTATATGCCTGGAGCAACTTTACGAACCCATTAATCGAGGAGTTCGGTTGGACTTCCAAGCAAGTACAATTTACATTCAGCCTTGCCATTTTATTTTTAGGATTATCAGCAGCGTTCCTCGGGCATTTTGTTGAAAAACACGGTCCAAGAAAAGCTGGACTTCTGTCAGCAGCCTTTTTCGGAGCAGGAATTTTAGGATCAGGCCTGGCGGTCAATCTCGGTTCATTGCCATTATTGTATATTACTTATGGGGTTTTAGGCGGAATTGGCCTTGGGGTAGGTTATATAGCCCCGGTTTCTACTTTGGTAAAGTGGTTCCCAGACAGACGTGGACTTGCCACAGGACTTGCCATCATGGGATTTGGATTCGCAGCAGCAATCAGCAGCCCAATTATGGATTCACTGATTAAATCTGTAGGCACGGCCAATACATTTTACATTCTCGGTGCTGCATATTTTATTATTATGACTCTATCCTCACTCTACCTTGAAAGGCCGCCAGTTGATTGGGCTCCAAAAGGCTTCAAGGAAAAAGCTGAGTCAGGAAAAGTAAAGGTTAAGAAAGACCTTTCCCAGCTGACAGCCAATGAAGCAATAAAAACTTCACGTTTTTACTATCTATGGATCATGCTCTTCATCAATGTAACTTGCGGTATCGCCATACTTTCAGCTGCAAAACCGTTAGCTGAAGAGAGTATCGGATTAACTACTGCAGAGGCAGCGGCACTGGTTGGAGTTTTAGGTTTATTCAACGGATTTGGCCGTATTGCCTGGGCATCGATATCTGACTATATTGGCCGCCCTAACACATATACGATTTTCTTCGCGACACAGATTGTATTATTCATGCTGTTGCCGCATACGAAAGAAGCTTTTCTATTCCAGGTTATGCTTGCGGTAGTTTACACAATGTATGGCGGCGGTTTTGCTGCAATCCCTGCGTTCATCGGTGACATGTTTGGAACGAAGCAGCTAGGTGCGATTCACGGATATATCCTGACTGCATGGGCAGCCGCAGGCCTGGCAGGACCAATGTTCGCGGCATGGATGAAAGACACTACAGGAAGCTATGGAACAAGCTTAACGTTCTTCAGCGGACTGTTCGTTGTTGCGCTGGCCGTGTCCATTTTAATCCGCCGTGATATCAATAAACTTCGAAAACAAAATGAAGCCAATGAAAGATTAGCTGGTTAA
- a CDS encoding DUF2294 domain-containing protein, with product MNKYEAEFSNLVRSFRKKHMGKGPSKITTTFCKKWAICEMEGNLSPVEKFIASANEGKQALRAARTEMVKDMYRKNPPVEMEEFLGCKLVELFVDIDIDRDFGMSIFVFDEDIQEKFCNL from the coding sequence ATGAATAAATACGAGGCAGAATTCAGCAATCTGGTCCGATCCTTTCGCAAAAAGCATATGGGCAAAGGGCCAAGCAAAATAACCACTACTTTTTGTAAGAAATGGGCCATCTGCGAAATGGAAGGAAACCTTTCACCTGTCGAAAAATTCATTGCATCAGCCAATGAAGGAAAACAGGCACTTAGGGCCGCAAGAACGGAAATGGTTAAAGACATGTACCGAAAGAATCCTCCAGTGGAAATGGAAGAGTTTCTAGGCTGCAAGTTGGTAGAACTTTTTGTAGATATAGATATCGATCGTGATTTTGGAATGTCCATCTTTGTTTTCGATGAGGACATTCAAGAAAAATTCTGTAATTTATAA